From Melanotaenia boesemani isolate fMelBoe1 chromosome 12, fMelBoe1.pri, whole genome shotgun sequence, a single genomic window includes:
- the ppig gene encoding peptidyl-prolyl cis-trans isomerase G: protein MGIKVRPRCFLDIGISNVLVGRVVVELFSDICPKTCENFRCLCTGEKGIGKGTQKPLHYKGCLFHRIVKDFMIQGGDFSEGNGRGGESIYGGFFEDESFAVKHNKEYLLSMANRGKDTNGSQFFITTKPSPHLDGVHVVFGHVISGQEVVQTMENQKTDPNSRPYAEVKVLNCGELIPKSKAKKVGKKKEKASSSSSSDSESSSKSSSDSEESEKESKKQKKKAKKLKKKQKMKEEDIKKSEPESAEEKEQEDLVTSTVRPEEIPPIPENRFLMRRSPQPVQKSDEVKDQRRKEDRPRENAGITYNSQSAYHRRLVVTTRSGRKIKGRGPRRYRTPSRSRSRSRDRFRRSETPPHWRQEMQRQRMRAVTGERWIKGDKGDMNQTKDEENKAPRRERRLSNTKHEHSTEVKKDKNAQSHRSESKEDCVEKDEKQSKHRAKKKDKSQSRSKSRDKSKRSKSRDRGNKQKSDDRRGRSRSKERNVNKKEKESDSDHSKDRNKGHESDKKPKEDPKGKNGERIRTKSLSKERASTKDKQRSSSRTRERGGRAVSKDKEEKREKDKERGRERSKSKERRHNSERENKHQGASRDKDRRSRSPDRNKTRDSHRGRRSRSRSRKRDHSKDRSSHRKDREAASQKKRRSSSSDSDRAERRKRSPYSKRRADSASKSKDRRSPARPDSTKGKNKTDSKRNRSSSSSSSDSD from the exons ATGGGGATCAAAGTTCGTCCTCGCTGCTTTCTTGACATAGGAATCAGTAATGTTCTTG TCGGCAGAGTTGTGGTGGAGCTGTTTTCAGACATCTGTCCAAAAACGTGTGAAAACTTCCGATGCCTATGCACTG GTGAAAAAGGCATTGGCAAAGGTACCCAGAAACCACTGCACTACAAAGGATGCCTCTTCCATCGAATTGTTAAAGACTTCATGATTCAAGGAGGAGACTTCAGTGAAG GCAATGGAAGAGGCGGTGAATCCATCTATGGAGGCTTTTTTGAAG ATGAAAGCTTTGCTGTCAAACACAACAAGGAGTACCTGCTGTCTATGGCCAATAGGGGCAAAGATACAAATGGATCTCAGTTTTTCAT AACAACAAAACCTTCACCGCATCTGGATGG TGTCCATGTTGTTTTTGGCCATGTGATCTCCGGCCAAGAGGTTGTTCAAACCATGGAGAACCAGAAAACTGATCCTAATAGCAGGCCGTATGCTGAGGTGAAAGTTTTGAACTGTGGGGAGCTCATCCCTAAATCTAAAG CAAAGAAAGtcggaaaaaagaaagaaaaagcctcctccagcagctccagtgACTCCGAGAGCTCTTCAAAGTCGTCCTCTGATTCTGAAGAGTCTGAGAAAGAATccaagaagcagaaaaagaaggcaaaaaaactaaaaaagaaacagaagatgAAGGAAGAAGACATAAAAAA GTCAGAACCTGAGAGCGCTGAAGAGAAGGAGCAAGAAGACTTGGTTACATCTACTGTACGTCCTGAAGAAATACCACCCATCCCTGAGAATCGATTTCTCATGAGGAGAAGCCCTCAGCCTGTTCAGAAGTCAGATGAAGTTAAGGATCAACGAAGGAAAGAGGACAGGCCAAGAGAGAA tgCTGGAATAACATATAACTCTCAATCAGCATATCACAGACGACTAGTGGTGACGACCCGATCTGGGCGCAAGATAAAAGGCAGGGGACCGAGG AGATATCGGACTCCATCACGCTCTCGGTCGAGATCTAGAGATCGTTTTCGGCGCAGTGAAACCCCTCCACACTGGCGTCAGGAAATGCAGCGACAGAGGATGAGGGCAGTCACAGGAGAGCGCTGGATTAAGGGAGACAA AGGTGACATGAACCAGACAAAGGATGAGGAAAATAAAGCCCCAAGGAGAGAGAGGAGGCTCTCcaacacaaaacatgaacaCTCAACTGAggttaaaaaagacaaaaacgcTCAGTCTCATAGGTCTGAAAGTAAAGAAGACTGTGTTGAAAAGGATGAGAAGCAGAGCAAAcacagagcaaagaaaaaagataagtCTCAAAGTCGCAGTAAAAGCCGAGACAAGAGTAAAAGGTCAAAAAGCAGAGATAGGGGTAACAAGCAGAAAAGTGATGATAGAAGAGGTCGCTCCagaagtaaagaaagaaatgttaataagaaagaaaaggagtcAGATTCAGATCACAGTAAAGATAGAAATAAGGGTCACGAATCTGATAAAAAACCTAAAGAAGacccaaaaggaaaaaatggtGAGAGAATTAGGACAAAGTCACTGAGCAAGGAGAGAGCATCTACAAAAGATAAGCAGAGATCCAGCAGCAGAACCAGGGAGAGAGGTGGGCGTGCAGTGTCCaaagataaagaagaaaaaagagaaaaagacaaagagagggGCAGAGAACGCAGCAAGAGTAAAGAAAGACGACACAACAGTGAAAGGGAGAATAAGCACCAAGGAGCATCCAGGGATAAAGATCGGCGATCAAGAAGTCCAGACAGGAATAAGACTAGAGACTCTCACCGAGGCAGGCGCTCCAGAAGCAGAAGTCGTAAGAGAGACCACAGCAAAGACCGATCATCTCATAGAAAAGACAGAGAAGCTGCCAGCCAAAAGAAACGacgcagcagcagctctgacagcgatagagcagaaagaagaaaaagaagtccaTACTCTAAAAGAAGAGCCGATAGTGCTTCTAAATCCAAAGACAGAAGAAGTCCAGCCAGACCAGATAGtacaaaaggcaaaaataaaactgatagcAAGAGGAATCGGTCAAGCTCTAGCTCCAGCTCTGACAGCGACTAA